In Listeria cossartiae subsp. cossartiae, one genomic interval encodes:
- a CDS encoding ROK family protein, translating to MVYGAIEAGGTKFVVAIGEKSGKIIKRASYPTTEPAETMKAVIQFFKQYEDELKAIGIGSFGPIDIRKSSATYGYITQTPKLAWRNYDIVGAMKKEFNVPIGFTTDVNAAALGEVNLGAAAGLDSCIYLTIGTGIGGGAVVAGKILEGFSHPEMGHIMVRRHKRDRFTGSCPSHSDCLEGLAAGGAIEKRWGQKAAELADNEEVWNLEAHYIAQALMNYTLILSPERIVLGGGVMKQRQLFPLVRQKLKALVNNYVQLPDLDEYIVPPKLEDDAGITGCVLLAVDAEESN from the coding sequence GACTAAGTTTGTCGTAGCGATTGGTGAAAAATCAGGCAAAATTATTAAACGTGCGAGCTATCCGACAACGGAACCAGCAGAAACAATGAAGGCTGTCATTCAATTTTTCAAACAATATGAAGACGAATTAAAAGCAATCGGAATTGGCTCGTTTGGACCAATCGATATTCGAAAATCAAGTGCTACATACGGGTACATCACGCAAACGCCAAAACTAGCATGGCGCAATTATGATATCGTTGGCGCGATGAAAAAAGAATTTAATGTCCCAATTGGCTTTACAACGGATGTTAACGCAGCCGCTTTAGGTGAAGTAAACCTAGGCGCGGCAGCAGGTTTGGATAGTTGTATTTACTTAACTATCGGAACTGGAATCGGAGGAGGAGCCGTTGTCGCTGGGAAAATTCTCGAAGGTTTCTCTCACCCAGAAATGGGGCATATTATGGTGCGCCGTCATAAGCGCGATCGTTTCACAGGAAGCTGCCCAAGCCATAGCGACTGTTTAGAAGGCCTTGCAGCAGGTGGTGCAATTGAAAAACGTTGGGGTCAAAAAGCGGCAGAACTCGCAGATAATGAAGAAGTGTGGAATTTAGAAGCACATTACATCGCCCAAGCTTTAATGAATTACACGCTCATCCTATCTCCAGAACGAATCGTTTTAGGTGGAGGCGTAATGAAACAGCGCCAACTTTTCCCTCTTGTCCGTCAAAAATTAAAAGCACTCGTAAACAATTACGTGCAATTGCCAGACTTAGACGAGTATATCGTTCCACCAAAGTTAGAAGATGATGCTGGGATAACTGGCTGTGTCTTACTAGCAGTGGATGCTGAAGAGTCCAATTAA